The genomic segment CGGGTTCTGTAGAAGCCATTGTGACCATTCTTGCTTTACGAGATCAAATCGTACTGCCAACCATTAATCTTGATAATCCGGATGAAGGTTGTGATTTAGATTTTGTGCCTCACACTGCTAAAGCGCATCGTTTTGACTATGCATTATGTAATTCATTTGGCTTTGGCGGCACCAACGGTTCGCTTTTATTTAAAAAAGGCGATGCGTAAAGCGTGCAAAGTGAGTGTGTTACTTTAATTAAAAGTGTGAATAAGCAGTAACTCTGGTTACTGCTTTTTTTTGGCCTGCTTTTTTCTATAACGACCGTTTTTAAGTTTATTTTACTCATAGGCCTCACTTTCAGAATTAAAATGAAGAATGTTTGATTTATTGCGGTTTAAATTATAATTATTCATTCAATCGAGATATTTATTTAAACTTAGGCGTTTTTAACCACTTCTGATTAGAAATATCGTAAACTGGCGACAGTGCATAAAATTAGGAGGCATAATGGCCGGAGTAGACAGAGAAATTACATTACGATTTTTGGCAGAGCCAGCAGATGTCAATTTTGGCGGCAAAGTCCATGGTGGCGCCGTGATGAAATGGATTGATTTGGCAGCCTATGCAGGCGCAGCAGGTTGGAGCGGTAAATACTGTATTACTGTTTATGCAGGCGGTATCAGGTTCGTAAAACCGATTCATGTGGGTAATATTGTTGAAGTCAGCGCCAAAGTTATTTATACCGGCACATCTTCTATGCATTTAGGTATTGATGTAAAAGCTGGCGATCCTAAAGAACCTGAACGTCACTTAACGACTCATTGTATTGTGATTATGGTTGCAGTAGACGATGACGGTAAACCGACTTCCGTACCTGAATGGATCCCGGAAACTGAGGATGACATTCGGTTACGAGATTCTGCACTAAGATTGATGGACATGCGTAAACGCATTGGCGCAGAAATGGAAGCCCATGTAAAACCAGCGCTTTAAAGGTTACAATCAATACGTTTTCATCTCATAAATAACAATGATAAGGGAAAGGTATGGCAAAGGTCGCTTTTATTGGTTTAGGTGTAATGGGTTATCCAATGGCGGGGCATCTGGTAAAACAGGGGCATCAAGTGACGGTTTATAATCGTACTACGGCCAAAGCAGAGCAATGGACTAAAGATTACACTGGCCAATTAGCGTTGACACCCAAGTTAGCCGCAGAAGATCAAGACATCGTATTTACTTGTGTTGGCAATGACGAAGACTTAAAACAAGTTATTCTTGGCGAAAATGGTGTTATTCATGGTATTGCTGATGGCGCTATTTTAGTTGATCACACGACAGCTTCAGCTGATGTTGCTCGAGATATTTCGGCCATATTAGCAAGTAAAAATATCGAGTTTATGGATGCACCTGTATCTGGCGGTCAAGCTGGCGCTGAGAATGGCGTGTTGACTGTGATGATGGGTGGAAAACAAAACGTATTCGAACAAGTCAAACCTGTTATTGATGCCTACAGTCGTTGTGCTGAGCTTTTAGGTGAAGTCGGGGCCGGTCAATTAACAAAAATGGTTAATCAAATTTGTATTGCGGGTGTGGTTCAGGGCTTATCCGAAGGATTACATTTTGCTAAAAGTGCAGGGCTTGATGGATTAAAAGTTGTAGAGGTGATCAGCAAAGGCGCTGCGCAAAGCTGGCAAATGGAAAATCGTTACCAAACCATGTGGCAGGGTGAATATGATTTTGGCTTTGCTATTGATTGGATGCGTAAAGATTTAGGCATTGCGCTTGCTGAAGGGCGTAAAAATGGCAGCCATTTACCAGTGACTGCATTAGTTGATCAATTCTACTCAGAAGTACAAGCAATGAAAGGTAACCGTTGGGATACCTCAAGTTTGTTAGCAAGACTTGAAAAAGACCGTTAACAGTCATTATTTACGTTTGACATAAAAGCGCGTTAACTGAATTGTTAACGCGCTTGTTCGTTTATGGTGCTTTTTATAAAGTTCTTTCTAATTAAAGGCTTTGTTAAAGACGTTTTATCAAATTATGAGGTGTTAAACCTTCAAACCTATCATCAACTTATCTAACGCTTCAGCGGTGCGATTAAGTTCATCACAACCAGACACGGACATATTGGCCGCTTCTTCAACGTTATGAGACTGGTTCCTGATTTCCATCAAGTTAGATGCAATTTCGTTTGCTACTGCTGATTGTTCCTCTGCAGAAGTGGCAATTAACACACTCATTTCAAATACCTTACCACTGTGATGAGCAATACTTGCTAAATCCTCACCTGTTTGAAGTACATGTTTCTTGCCTTCTTCAGCCTGCTCGACGGTACGAGACATCACTTGAGTCAGGTTTTGTGAGCCAGACTGTAATGCTTCAATCATGGTTTTGATTTCAACTGTTGCAGATTGCGTGCGACCTGCAAGTGTTCTGACTTCATCAGCAACGACAGCAAAACCTCTTCCTTGCTCTCCGGCTCTTGCTGCTTCAATTGCCGCATTCAGAGCGAGTAGGTTGGTTTGCTCAGAAATAGCATTAATTGTTGTAACAACAGCATCGATCTTACTGGCGTTATCATTTAATACATTAACAGCATCAGATGCGTCAGCAATTTCTGTTGACAATAAATCAATGGCTTGCACCGTTGTGGCAATGTCTTCAGAGCCTGCGGTAACTTGATTATTTGCCTCTTGTGTCTCTGATGACGATTGCTCCGCGTTACGGGCAACTTCTTTTACTGCTGCTGTCATTTCTTCCATCGCAGTCGCTAATGAATCTAAATGTTGACGCTGATTCACTGCAACTGTTTGACCGTCCTCAGCAGTGGCTCTAAACGATTGTACAACCTGCCTTATTTGCTCTGCTGCCTGTGACATTTGTAAGACTAGTTTATGTTGTCTGTCTACTAACGTATCGACACTAATTGCTAATAAACTAAACTCATCAGGTACTTCAAAAAAGTTTAATCGACTACTCAAGTCACCGTCTGCTGCGCGTCTCAATGCCATTACTGTGGTATACAATGCACCACCTATGAAGGTTGAAATATAGTAAGAAAAAAGCAAAATGATGATGATGATTGCAGCGGTTAAAGCATAGGTTAAGTTATTATTTTTACTAGCTTTTTCTTCTGTATTGCTATGAGGGATTAATGTGGTGATGACAATATCGTAATTATTAATGTTACTCAGCACTTCAAATCCAGCTGCTGTTTCAATTGAGCCACCACCTTGACGTGCCATTTGTTGAGCTTGGTGGCCTAATGATGAAACATTGACAGCGTTACTATTGCCGTTGATATTTGATAAAAAGGTTTGTTTTTGTTCTTCATTAAGCAAGTCTAGTGCGACTTCTACAGCGTGGTTATAAGTGTTATTGAGCGCGATAGCTTCATCTATTTCTGCTTCTGCTAACGTCGATTTAAAACTAGTGGTTAACGCTATCGTAAGTAACAAAATCAGTAAAATTGGCACCATAGCCAAAATGGTGAATTTTGCCTTTATTGTTAGTTTTATTAAAAATTGGTCAATCCATCTAAATTTTACTTCTTTCATGTACGCCTCTACATAATATGACTCGCTACTAATGTATATCGGATCTTGTTCGGTAAACTTTAGTTGGATTATAAATTGCTGGCTTTTTGCTCATATTTTATGCTGGAGTCAAGATAGAAGCTGTTGTGAATTGCTTAAGTTTGATGTGAGATTTATGTGTCAATACAATCCATTAAACATATACATGACTTGATGAGCTAAAAGCGTATAAATACTCAATTTTACTGGCTTAAATTGTAATAAATGCTAGTAAAATTAACCTAGCTCACGTAAAATTCCATCTTTTGTTTTAACCCCATGCTCTAAGTGTAAAGCGTGCTTTAACACTAAGACTAATAATGTCGCCTGAACCTTAGGCGCCCTAACGCATTTGATATGCAAGAATGCAGTGGAAGATATAATGCAGCAGTTAACTGAGATCGTAGAACAAGCCTTAGAAGTGATAGGTAAGGCCAGTGATCTAAAGGCATTGGATGATATCCGTGTCGATTACCTTGGTAAGAAAGGTAAAATCACTGACATGATGAAATTAATGGGCAGCTTAAGCCCAGCAGAAAAGCCTGCTTTTGGACAAGCAGTCAACCAAGCTAAACAAGCTGTACAGAAAGAACTTTCTGCACGCATTGAAGGCTTAAAATCTGCGGAATTAGAAGCACAACTTATCGCTGAAAAAATCGATGTGACGCTACCCGGTCGTACAATTGAGATGGGTGGACTTCATCCTGTCACACGTACTATCGAACGTATCGAAACTTTCTTTGGTGAACTTGGTTTCTCAGTTAAGAATGGTCCTGAAATTGAAGATGACTTCCATAACTTCGACGCACTAAATATTTCAGAACATCATCCTGCACGTGCCGATCACGATACCTTTTATTTTAACCCTAAAGTCATGCTACGCACGCAGACTTCAGGTGTTCAAATCCGCACGATGGAACATGAAAAACCACCATTACGTATTATTTCTCCAGGCCGTGTTTATCGTAATGACTACGATCAGACTCATACGCCAATGTTCCACCAAGTTGAAGGCTTGTTAGTGGATGAAAAAGTTAACTTTGCGGAGCTAAAAGGCATTTTACATGACTTTTTACGCAACTTTTTCGAGGAAGATTTGCAAGTTCGTTTCCGCCCATCTTACTTCCCGTTCACTGAGCCATCAGCTGAAGTTGATGTAATGGGTAAAAACGGTAAATGGTTAGAAGTATTAGGTTGTGGCATGGTACATCCTAATGTACTTCGCAGTGTCGGTATCGACCCTGAAAAATACTCTGGTTTTGCTTTTGGTATGGGTGTTGAGCGTTTAACGATGCTACGTTACGGCGTTAACGACCTACGTGCCTTCTTCGAAAACGATTTACGTTTTCTTAAGCAATTCAAATAACGGAGCAATAAACAGATGAAATTCAGTGAATCTTGGCTTCGTGAATGGGTTAACCCATCAGTAAGCCGTGAAGACTTATCTCACCAAATCACTATGGCAGGTCTTGAAGTAGATGGCGTAGATGCAGTAGCGGGTGAGTTTAGTGGTGTCGTTGTGGGTGAAGTGGTTGAATGTGGCCAACACCCAGATGCAGACAAATTACGTGTAACAAAAATTAACGTAGGTGATGAAGAACTTATCGACATCGTCTGTGGCGCGCCTAATTGCCGCTTAGGATTAAAAGTTGCGGTTGCTATGGTAGGCGCAGTGCTTCCTGGCGATTTCAAAATCAAAAAAGCCAAATTACGTGGCCAACCATCATTTGGTATGTTGTGTTCGTACGGTGAATTAGGTATCGACATCGAAAGTGATGGCATTATCGAATTACCAACAGATGCACCTATTGGCAAAGATGTGCGTGAATACCTAGATCTTAACGATGCGGTTATTGATGTAGATTTAACGGCTAACCGTGCTGACTGTCTTGGTATGGCAGGTCTTGCTCGTGAAGTTGGTGTATTAAATCGTGAGACTGTAACAGAGCCTACATGGGAAGCTGTGACAGCAACAATCGACGATAAAGTGGCAATTAATGTCATTGCTGATGAAGCGTGTCCTCGATACTTAGGTCGTGTGGTTAAGAATGTTAACCTTGCTGCCGCAACCCCATTATGGATGCAAGAAAAATTACGCCGTAGTGGTATTCGCTCAATTGATCCAATCGTTGATATCACCAACTACGTCTTGATTGAGTACGGCCAGCCAATGCATGCGTTTGATTTAGCAACGCTAACTGGTGCGATTCAAGTACGTTTAAGTGATGGTGTAGAAAAGCTGAAATTGCTTGATGGCAATGAAGTGACTGTACCTGATGACACTTTAGTTATTGCTGATGACACTGGCTCAATTGCCTTAGCAGGTGTGTTTGGCGGCGAAAAAACAGGTGTGACTGAGAAGACTCAAGATATCTTGCTAGAGTGTGCATTCTTTGCTCCGCTTGCGATCATGGGTAAATCACGCCGCTTAGGTCTACATACCGATGCTTCACATCGTTTTGAGCGTGGTGTTGACCCAGAACTACAACACAAAGTAATGGATCGTGCTACTCGCCTTGTATTAGATATTTGTGGCGGCGAAGCAGGCCCTGTGGAAGAAGCTGTTACAGAAGCAAATTTACCTAAGCCGGTTAACTTAATGCTTCGTCGTAGCAAACTAGATAAGATTTTAGGTCATCATATCCCTGATACTGATGTGACTGAAATCCTTGAACGTTTAGGCTTCACCGTGACTGCCAAAACAGACACTTGGGACGTTGTTACTGCAACTTACCGTTTCGATATGGCGATTGAAGAAGATTTGATTGAAGAAGTTGCGCGGATTTATGGATACAACAATATCCCGAATATTGCGCCTGTTGCTTCGTTAACCATGTCTGATCACAAAGAAGCAGATATTTCATTACGTAAAGTACGTAATGTGCTAGTCGCTCGTGGTTTCCAAGAGGCAGTGACGTATAGCTTTGTTGATCCTAAACAGCAAAACCTTGTTCATCCTGACGCGCCAGCGATGATTCTACCGAACCCTATTTCAGTAGAAATGTCAGCAATGCGTTTATCTATGTTCACTGGACTATTAACGTCAGTAGGCTATAACCAAAGTCGTCAACAAGGTCGAGTGCGTTTATTCGAGACGGGTTTACGCTTTGTACCTGATGCCAAAGCAGATTCTGGTGTTAGACAAGAACCAATGATTGGTGCGGTAATTTCTGGTGTTCAAAATGACGAACATTGGTCTATGGACTCAAAAACTGTCGACTTCTTTGATTTAAAAGGTGATTTAGAATCAATTATCGGCTTGACAGTTTCAACTTCTGAATTTACTTTTAGAAGTGCAACACATTCTGCTCTTCACCCAGGGCAATGTGCTGAAATACTACGAAATAATCAAGTTATTGGTATCATTGGTGCTGTCCATCCTAGTTTGGAAAAGCCTTTTGGACTCAATGGCAAAACAATTATTTTTGAGTTAGAACTGGACGCTTTACTGCATGCCAGTTTGCCGCTAGCCCAGACTGTATCTAAGTTTCCTGCAAATCGACGTGATATTGCTGTTGTTGTTGATGAAGAAGTTTCTGCAACTAATGTTATGAATTTGATAAGAAAAGTTGGCGAAAATCAGTTGGTTGGCTTAAACTTGTTCGACGTATACCGAGGTAAAGGTGTAGAGGCTGGCAAAAAGAGCTTAGCAATCGCACTTACATTACAAGACATTACTCGTACACTTGAAGAAAAAGACATTACTGAAACAGTTGATTCAGTTGTCTCTGCACTTAAGACCGAGTTCAACGCATCGTTGAGGGATTAAAAGTATGGCACTTACCAAAGCCGAAATGGCAGAACATCTTTTTGAAACGCTGGGCATTAACAAACGTGTTGCCAAAGAGATGGTTGAGTCTTTCTTTGAAGAAATTAGAGAAGCTCTTGAAAGTGGTGAGCAGGTCAAGTTATCTGGCTTTGGAAACTTTGATCTGCGCGATAAGAATCAAAGACCGGGAAGGAACCCAAAAACTGGTGAAGATATTCCGATTTCAGCCCGTCGTGTTGTGACTTTCCGTCCAGGACAAAAGCTGAAAACTCGAGTAGAAGGATCTAACTCGGCTAAGAAATAATTTCGCTTTCGTTGTAAAAGCCACTCTGAAGAGTGGCTTTTTTGTTTGTATATTTAGCAAAACATCAACGATTGTCGTGAATGGCGTTAAAATGTGTGCCGTTGGAATTATATAATTGGTATTATATGACGTTGAAACATTCCTTTTGTTTATATCGTTTTTTGTTCGTGTTGTTGTAATCTCTGAGGTTTCTTTTGGCTAGACAAGCAAAACATTTCGATCGTCGGTTCACTCTTTCCTTACTTCACCCACGATATTGGGGCTCATGGTTAGCAATTGCTGTTTTATTTATTTTTGGCATCTTACCTGCCAGAGTACGTGATCCCATTTCTCGTTTACTGGCTAAGTTAGTGATGCGAATTGCTAAAAAACCTATTCAAGTGGCACGGATTAATATTCAAACGTGTTTTCCTGAAAAGTCTGCTGATGAAGTTGAGTCGCTAATTAAAGCAAACGTAGATATGTTTGTTTTAGCCTTGTTGTCACAAGCTGAGCTTTTGATTAGGTCGAATGAGCATATTAAACGTCGAGTGACGATAGCTGGTTATGAACATGTACAAGCTGCGAGGGACGCGGGCCAGCCCATTATCTTTATTATGCCTCATGTTTGGCCGATTGATTATGCTGGGATCAGGTTAAATTTAGCACTGCCAATGGTAACCATGGCGAAAGCCCACAGGAACGGTTTGTTTAACTGGTTTAGTAATCGCCTACGTAGTAGTCAAAAAGGGCGGGTTTACATGCGAGAAGCGGGTATACGCGCGTTAATCAGTGAATTACGTCAAGATAACAGTTTCTTTTACTTACCAGATGAAGACTTAGGACCCGAACAAAGTGTTTTTGCGCCTTTACTTGGAACGGAGAAAGCTACTTTGCCAGTGGTTGGCCGTCTTGCACAGGCGGGTAAGGCGAGGGTTATTCCTGTAAAGATTGGCTATGACACCGAGAAATATCAATTCAACTTAACATTAATGCCTGCAGTTGATGAGCAAGATATGGTTGGCAAGGATAATGAGGCCATCGCGCTTAATAAGATGGTGGAGCAAGTGATTATTGCTTACCCTGAGCAATACATGTGGTTTTTGAAGTTTTTAAAAACAAGGCCAAATGGTCAGTCTGAATTGTATTAGCAGTAACAATCGCTATTATACAAAAGGCGCTTAACCCAATGGGTAAGCGCCTTTTTTGTATTAATACTTCAAGACCTTTACACGCTATTCAGCGAAGTATAACCAACCTTGATTGACACATAATGTGAGTAATGTAATGACTGCGGGTAAATCTTTCCAGTTCAGTAGAACTGACTGACAGATGTGATGCTCGTTACTGACGATATCGATAATCTCACTCTCTATATTGTCAACGTTTACAGCTTCACCATTGATATAGATTTGTGCTTGTTTATCGTTTTCTAGTGACAGAATTTTGAGTCCGCCGACGCGTTGTAAGCTTGCACCATCTTCAATGGCTTCAATCACATCTGCTGAACTAATTGCTTGTTCAAATGGATTAATGTCTAGCTCAAAACGGTTTTGGCTTAACATTTTCCCAAGCATTGTTTGATATTGGTTTGGATCGTTTGCTAGTTGGGCTAATAAATCCATAATCCCTTGTTGTTGTACTTGGCTTACTTGGCCTTTATTTGCGACTTCTTCATTCGAAGTAAAACGGTGTTGGCCACAATTATTGTCAATCAATGCATCAGCTAATTCTGTTAATAGTTCTTGTTGGCTTGGTGCTCTAAAACCGATGGAATAACTCAATGCCAGTGACAATGTTTCGCCGCAGTGGGGAAAACCTGGTGGAATGTAAAGGATGTCACCTTTAGTTAATACCACATCGATAATTGGCTCAAAGTCATCCACTAATGGGCTATTTATATCGCCGCCACGTTGTTTATGGGCGCCTCTATCACCGACTTTTCAGCGACGCTCGCCTTCGCCTTGAATAATGAATACATCATAATTATCGATATGAGGTCCTACACCGCCTTTAGGTGTTGCAAAAGACACCATCAAATCATCAAATCGCCAATCTGGTAAAAACCGGAATGCTTCAACAAAAGCTTGTGACTCAGGATACCAATGGTTAACTGCTTGTACTAATAGTTGCCATCCATCTTCGCCGTATTCGTCATAGTCCTCAAAGGGACCTTGTATGACATTCCAACCATCCGATTTCGTTTGGACAATACGAGAAGAAATATCTTCTTCCATTGCCAAACCTGCTAATTCATCGGCAGAAATCGGATCTTCAAAGGCATGAAAAGCATTTTTAATGACAATAGGCTTTTTTTGCCAAGTGTCTTTGATAAACGCCGCAGTATCAAAATTTAATGTATACATAGTCAATAAAAAGGCGACAGCTCTGCTGAGATGTCGCCATTCCTTAATTTAAACAGATAGCTGTTTATAAATTACTTTAACTCATCAACAAACGCTTCAGCGCGGCCGATGTAGTTAGCTGGTGTCATTGTTTTAAGTTCAGCTTTAACACTGTCAGGCAGCGCTAAACCATCAATGAATGTAGCAAGTTGTTCGCCATCAATACGCTTACCACGTGTTAACTCTTTTAATTTTTCATATGGCTTTTCGATACCGTAACGACGCATCACAGTTTGTACCGGTTCAGCCAGTACTTCCCAGTTCTTGTCTAATTCGGCACGTAAATTTTCTTCATTCACTTCAAGCTTACTGATCCCTTTCATTGTTGCTTGATAAGCAATTAATGAATGAGCCATACCGACACCAAGGTTACGCAATACGGTTGAGTCCGTTAAGTCACGCTGCCATCTTGAAACGGGTAACTTAGCAGCAAGATGTTGCATAAGTGCGTTAGCAATACCAAGGTTACCCTCTGAGTTTTCAAAATCGATAGGGTTAACTTTATGTGGCATCGTAGAAGAACCAATTTCGCCAGCAATAGTACGTTGCTTAAAGTGACCTAATGCAATGTAGCCCCAGATATCACGATCGAAATCGATAAGAATAGTATTGAAACGAGCAACAGCATCAAATAGTTCAGCAATGTAATCATGCGGTTCGATTTGAGTAGTGTATGGGTTCCAGTTAATACCAAGGCTTGTTACAAAGCGTTGTGACAATTCATGCCAGTTAACTTCAGGGTAAGCAGAGATGTGTGCGTTGTAGTTACCAACAGCACCATTGATTTTACCCATGATTTCAACAGCGTTGATTTGGTTAAGTTGGCGTTCTAAACGAACTGCCACGTTTGCCATTTCTTTACCTAATGTAGAAGGTGATGCTGGTTGACCGTGTGTACGTGACATTAACGGTACAGATTTGTTTTCTGCCGCTAATTTTTTGATTGCATCAACAATTTCAAGACACTGAGGTGCTAATACTAAATCACGTGCTTCTTTAAGCATTAACGCATGAGATAGATTGTTAATGTCTTCAGAAGTACAAGCGAAGTGAACAAATTCGTCAATTGCAACTAACTCAGCGTTGTCTGCAATTTTTTCTTTAATGAAATATTCAACCGCTTTAACGTCGTGGTTGGTGGTTCTTTCAATTGTTTTAACGCGTAACGCGTCTTCTTCGCTGAAGTTATCCTTGATGCTATCCAGTAAAGTTAATGCTTCTTCGCTGAATGGCGGAACTTCTTCAATCTCTGGGCAACTAGAAAGTAGTTTTAACCAGTTAATTTCAACTTGAACACGGTATTTAGTTAAACCGAATTCGCTGAAAATGCCTCGTAAAGAGGTGGTTTTGCTACCATAACGACCGTCTATCGGAGAGATAGCAGTCAGTGCAGAAAGATCCATTTGAAGCTCCTTGATGAACTTTTGTTGTAGGGTGATACGATTAATTATTTTTACGGCTACTAATAGCAGTATCCACAATGGCTTTACGAGCAAAAACGAGGTGGCGACGTTTGCCTCCGAGTTGGCGCCATAAAACTGCACTACGCATAGCTGATAAAAGTAAAGCACGGATTTTTTGTTGTACTTGCGGTTGTTGCAAGCAAGCTGGATTACCAGAAATTTGTAATTTGGGGCCAAGCTCACTGATCACATCGCTGTATATGCTCGCTAAACTCGCAATGATTTGTTCATCGGTAATGGCGAAGTGATGTAATTGACGGTGCACTTGGTTGATACGTTCGGCTAGCATACCTAACCCATTTGCTGAGCGAGCGAGCTTACGTTCTAATGCGAGCATCCCAACTAGGTAGCGAGTGGTTTCAACATCTTTGCTGTTGCCATCACCTAACTGATTCTCAATCAGTTGGTACCCTTTATTGAGTGCTTGTTTATCTTGATAAATTTCTGAAACAGAATCTGGGTCAGTCACCATAATGGTGTTCAGACTCGCAGCAAGAGCTGTTTCGTCTGAATCGCCATGACGCGCGAGATGTTGAACTTGAGCAATCGCTTGTAAAATACCTGCAAACGCCATAGTGCGTTCAAATAATACTTGGCTCACGCTCTATCCTCTAATTAGTGTATCGATAATACCGCCGCCTAAGCAGACTTCACCATCATAAAAAACAGCAGACTGACCAGGAGTCACAGCAGCTACTGGCTCATCAAATATCACGCTAATTTTGTCATCACCTTCAGTCGTCACGGTGCAGTTAACATCTTGCTGACGGTAACGTGTTTTCACGGTTATCTTAGCTGGTGAACTTGGGCCTTTGCGGTCAACCCAATGAAGTTGACTTACTGTCATGCCATTTGACATCAGGCGAGGGTGGTTTCCACCTTGGCCGACAATTAA from the Shewanella japonica genome contains:
- the hflD gene encoding high frequency lysogenization protein HflD, coding for MSQVLFERTMAFAGILQAIAQVQHLARHGDSDETALAASLNTIMVTDPDSVSEIYQDKQALNKGYQLIENQLGDGNSKDVETTRYLVGMLALERKLARSANGLGMLAERINQVHRQLHHFAITDEQIIASLASIYSDVISELGPKLQISGNPACLQQPQVQQKIRALLLSAMRSAVLWRQLGGKRRHLVFARKAIVDTAISSRKNN